In Sparus aurata chromosome 2, fSpaAur1.1, whole genome shotgun sequence, a single genomic region encodes these proteins:
- the LOC115594230 gene encoding caspase-1-like, which yields MAAKELTRVRSDFVGSVSKAVIKLLLDDMLDDAILNDGEKESILEENPARADQARDLIDTVKKKGDDASRKFIERIKNRDNSLFSKLGLSCEEQGSCDQPAPAAAEPQKEEEWSDSLIPVKESFWSEKQIKKNIYPAARNSIKSRVALLITNIEFTDKSHNRRGAEKDEENMEKLLTGLGYEVVKHTNLTAKAIDAAIKKFSEHPKLEETDSVVVVIMSHGKLGAVLGVDWKKETSGDEKPDEFPINDIYKHLGPGKCKALLDKPKIIIIQACRGVECGSVLVSDDASAADCCDDVKQPDPFPPADEENLDEDNVKIVHSEKDFISLLSSTPDAVSYRHSVKGSLLIQYVVDVFNTYAHQDHIHELFRKIMERFEGLAIQHKRQMPTIDRCTLTKHFYFFPAL from the exons ATGGCAG CTAAGGAGCTTACCAGGGTGAGGAGTGACTTTGTGGGTAGTGTGTCCAAAGCAGTGATCAAACTGCTCCTGGACGACATGTTAGATGATGCCATCTTGAACGACGGGGAAAAAGAATCAATACTCGAGGAGAACCCCGCCAGAGCGGACCAGGCACGAGACCTCATTGACACGGTGAAGAAGAAAGGAGATGACGCCAGCAGGAAGTTCATCGAGCGCATTAAAAACAGAGATAACTCACTTTTCTCCAAGCTGGGTCTGTCCTGTGAGGAGCAGGGCTCCTGTGATCAACCTGCTCCAGCAG CTGCAGAGCCCCAGAAGGAGGAGGAATGGTCGGACTCACTCATCCCTGTCAAAGAGTCATTCTGGAGCGAGAAGCAGATCAAAAAAAAC ATTTACCCTGCGGCCAGAAACTCCATTAAGAGTCGCGTGGCACTGCTAATCACTAATATCGAGTTTACTGATAAGAGTCACAACAGAAGAGGCGCTGAGAAGGACGAAGAGAACATGGAGAAACTGCTCACAGGTCTGGGTTACGAGGTggtgaaacacacaaacctcaCAGCAAAG GCCATCGATGCTGCTATCAAAAAGTTCTCTGAACATCCGAAACTCGAAGAGACGGACAGTGTGGTGGTGGTTATCATGTCTCACGGGAAACTGGGAGCTGTCCTCGGTGTCGACTGGAAAAAAGAGACATCTGGTGATGAGAAACCAGATGAGTTCCCCATCAACGACATTTACAAACACTTGGGCCCAGGGAAATGTAAAGCGCTGCTGGACAAACCcaagatcatcatcatccagGCCTGCAGAGGAG TGGAGTGCGGATCGGTACTTGTTAGTGATGATGCAAGCGCAGCTGACTGCTGTGATGACGTGAAACAGCCAGATCCATTCCCACCTGCTGATGAAGAAAACCTAGATGAGGATAATGTAAAAATTGTGCACAGCGAAAAAGACttcatttctcttctctccagtACCCCTG ATGCTGTCTCATATAGACACTCAGTCAAAGGGTCTCTACTTATCCAGTATGTGGTTGACGTATTCAACACCTACGCACATCAGGATCACATTCACGAACTTTTCAGAAAA ATCATGGAGCGCTTTGAGGGCCTTGCTATTCAGCACAAAAGACAGATGCCAACCATAGACAGATGCACGTTAACAAAACACTTCTACTTCTTTCCAGCTCTCTGA
- the stx1a gene encoding syntaxin-1A isoform X2 has protein sequence MADIKKLANKIRSKLKSIQQTIEQEEGQNRSSADLRIRKTQHSTLSRKFVEVMSEYNTTQSDYRERCKGRIQRQLEITGRNTTNEELESMLESDNPAIFTSGIIMDNITEQAMNEIETRHNEIIKLENSIRELHDMFMDMAMLVESQGEMIDRIEYNVEHSVDYVERAVSDTKKAVKYQSKARRKKIMIIICCVVLGIVIASIIGGTLG, from the exons ATGGCAGACATCAAGAAGTTGGCCAACAAAATACGCTCAAAATTAAAGA GTATCCAGCAAACCATTGAGCAAGAAGAAGGCCAGAACAGGTCATCAGCTGACCTGAGGATACGCAAGACACAG CATTCCACACTGTCCCGTAAGTTTGTTGAGGTGATGTCGGAATACAACACCACCCAGTCGGACTACAGGGAGCGCTGCAAGGGACGCATTCAGAGACAGCTGGAGATCA CTGGGAGAAACACGACAAACGAGGAGCTGGAGAGCATGTTGGAGAGTGACAACCCGGCTATCTTTACCTCGGGG ATCATTATGGACAACATCACCGAGCAAGCTATGAATGAGATCGAGACGCGGCACAATGAGATTATCAAGCTGGAAAACAGCATCAGAGAGCTCCACGACATGTTCATGGACATGGCCATGCTGGTGGAGAGCCAG GGGGAAATGATAGACCGCATAGAGTACAATGTGGAGCACTCAGTAGACTATGTGGAGAGGGCAGTATCAGACACTAAGAAGGCGGTTAAATACCAGAGTAAAGCTCGGAGG AAgaaaattatgattattatatGCTGTGTGGTTCTGGGAATTGTCATTGCTTCCATCATCGGGGGAACGCTGGGCTGA